A region from the Pseudomonas cucumis genome encodes:
- a CDS encoding ABC transporter substrate-binding protein, with amino-acid sequence MKNPAFAVALSAVLSTSFIATAQADKLDDIIGSGKLRCAVTLDFPPMGFRDAGNNPAGFDVDYCHDLAKILGVEAEVVETPFPDRIPALVSGRADVIVASTSDTLERAKTVGLTVPYFAFQMVVLTRDDTGINSFDDLKGKPVGNTSGTYEAIALEKDVKNWGTGTFRAYQSQNDTLLAVAQGHIAATVVTNTVAAATLKSGKYKNLKVAGNAPYVIDYVSLGAKRNEYGLLNYLNLFVNQQVRTGRYKELFVKWVGTEISPTNLTVPQVYY; translated from the coding sequence ATGAAAAACCCCGCATTTGCCGTAGCCCTCAGCGCTGTTCTCAGTACCTCCTTTATCGCCACCGCCCAGGCCGACAAGCTCGACGACATCATCGGTTCGGGCAAGCTGCGCTGCGCCGTGACCTTGGACTTCCCGCCCATGGGTTTCCGCGATGCCGGTAACAACCCGGCCGGTTTCGACGTGGACTACTGCCATGACCTGGCGAAAATTCTCGGGGTCGAGGCCGAAGTGGTCGAGACACCGTTCCCGGACCGCATTCCGGCGCTGGTCTCCGGGCGGGCCGATGTGATCGTCGCCTCCACCTCCGACACCCTCGAACGGGCCAAGACCGTCGGCCTCACCGTGCCCTACTTCGCCTTCCAGATGGTGGTGCTGACCCGCGACGACACCGGCATCAACAGCTTCGATGACCTCAAGGGCAAACCCGTGGGCAACACCAGTGGCACCTACGAAGCCATCGCCCTGGAGAAAGACGTGAAGAACTGGGGTACCGGCACCTTCCGCGCCTATCAGTCGCAGAACGACACCCTGCTAGCCGTCGCCCAGGGCCATATCGCCGCCACCGTGGTCACCAACACCGTGGCCGCCGCCACCCTCAAGTCGGGCAAATACAAAAACCTGAAAGTCGCCGGTAACGCGCCGTACGTGATCGACTACGTCTCCCTCGGCGCCAAGCGCAACGAGTATGGCCTGCTCAATTACCTCAACCTGTTCGTCAACCAGCAGGTGCGCACCGGTCGTTACAAGGAGCTGTTCGTCAAATGGGTCGGCACTGAAATTTCGCCGACCAACCTGACCGTGCCCCAGGTCTACTACTGA
- a CDS encoding DUF6124 family protein, with product MFKPTPNPPAPDDVSPYESLDSKKLHEAADRALDHYLKPPTPKDTQRKPSTIYHVGPKVDNETLLVNACESLASASMMLSEFAGLMDMPHRNVMLGIQSVVMLGELAVNRVLDNLDPQG from the coding sequence ATGTTCAAACCAACACCCAACCCACCAGCACCCGACGACGTGTCCCCCTACGAATCCCTCGATTCGAAAAAACTCCACGAAGCCGCCGACCGCGCCCTCGACCACTACCTCAAACCACCCACTCCCAAAGACACCCAGCGCAAACCCAGCACCATTTACCACGTCGGCCCCAAGGTCGATAACGAAACCCTGTTGGTCAACGCCTGCGAATCCCTGGCGTCAGCGAGCATGATGCTCAGCGAATTCGCCGGGTTGATGGACATGCCCCATCGCAACGTGATGTTGGGGATTCAATCAGTGGTCATGCTCGGTGAATTGGCGGTGAATCGAGTGCTGGATAACCTCGATCCACAAGGCTAG
- a CDS encoding NAD(P)/FAD-dependent oxidoreductase, whose amino-acid sequence MNEYADLLIIGAGPAGMAAALAAAPSGARIVMLDDNPLPGGQIWRDGPQANVPDQARRLRERLQTCSNIRRHAGTRVIASPGPKQLLVENDDAGWLISYHRLILCTGARELLLPFPGWTLPGVTGAGGLQALIKAGLPVQGERVVIAGSGPLLLASAATAKKHGAQIQRIAEQASRTAVVGFAAQLPRWPGKWLQSFSLFDRHYRTATHVLAALGTDRLEGVRLQQQGKIVELECDRLACGFGLIPNIQLGQALGYAIEGQALAVDAWQASRVDHFAAGECTGFGGSELALVEGAIAGHAAVGDLEAARQLWPRRARWQGFAKALNQAFALDPQLKSLAGPDTLVCRCEDVPYGALTGHTDWREAKLASRCGMGACQGRVCGGAVQHLFGWQPSAPRPPFSPARIETLMCLDDTPPA is encoded by the coding sequence ATGAACGAATACGCCGATCTGCTGATTATCGGTGCCGGCCCCGCCGGCATGGCCGCTGCTCTTGCCGCCGCCCCCAGTGGCGCACGCATCGTCATGCTCGACGACAATCCGCTGCCGGGCGGGCAAATCTGGCGTGACGGCCCTCAAGCCAACGTACCCGATCAGGCCCGTCGTCTACGTGAGCGTTTGCAGACTTGCAGCAACATCCGCCGTCACGCCGGCACTCGGGTGATCGCCAGTCCCGGTCCGAAACAGCTGTTGGTCGAAAATGACGATGCCGGTTGGCTGATCAGTTATCACCGATTGATTCTGTGCACCGGCGCCCGCGAGTTGCTGCTGCCCTTCCCCGGCTGGACGTTGCCCGGCGTGACCGGCGCTGGTGGCTTGCAGGCGCTGATCAAGGCGGGCCTGCCGGTGCAGGGTGAGCGCGTGGTAATTGCTGGCAGCGGCCCGTTGTTACTGGCGAGTGCCGCCACGGCGAAAAAACACGGCGCGCAGATCCAGCGCATCGCCGAGCAAGCGTCGCGCACCGCCGTCGTCGGTTTCGCCGCGCAACTGCCCCGCTGGCCTGGCAAATGGCTGCAATCGTTCAGCCTGTTCGACCGCCATTACCGCACCGCGACGCATGTGCTGGCCGCCCTTGGCACTGATCGGCTGGAAGGTGTGCGCCTGCAACAGCAGGGCAAAATCGTCGAACTGGAATGTGATCGGCTGGCCTGTGGTTTCGGCTTGATCCCGAACATTCAATTGGGCCAGGCACTGGGTTACGCCATCGAGGGTCAGGCGTTGGCCGTGGATGCCTGGCAGGCCAGTCGCGTCGATCATTTTGCGGCGGGAGAATGCACCGGGTTTGGTGGCAGTGAATTGGCCTTGGTCGAAGGTGCCATTGCGGGCCACGCGGCGGTCGGTGACCTTGAAGCGGCACGCCAGTTGTGGCCACGTCGGGCGCGCTGGCAGGGTTTTGCCAAGGCACTGAATCAGGCCTTCGCCCTCGACCCGCAACTCAAATCCCTGGCCGGTCCCGACACCCTGGTCTGCCGCTGCGAAGACGTGCCCTACGGCGCATTGACCGGGCACACCGACTGGCGCGAAGCCAAGCTGGCCAGTCGCTGCGGCATGGGTGCCTGTCAGGGCCGGGTGTGTGGCGGCGCGGTGCAGCACCTGTTTGGCTGGCAACCTTCAGCGCCCCGCCCACCCTTCAGCCCGGCACGCATCGAGACCTTGATGTGCCTGGACGACACCCCGCCGGCCTGA
- a CDS encoding NAD(P)/FAD-dependent oxidoreductase, with protein sequence MSEGLVADVIVIGAGIIGAACAQALARRGLQVLVLDAGLHGATAAGMGHLLVLDDNPAELALSQYSLQRWRELAPDLPDGCAYRNNGTLWLAANAEEMAVAHSKYLSLKAQGVACELVSAGALRQREPELREDLEGGLLINGDGILYAPATARWMLDTPNIRQHRARVSAVDGNRVCLDDGQWLRAEAVVLANGIQANELCPELPIEPKKGHLLITDRYPGTVTHTLVELGYVTSAHNATGPSTACNIQPRPTGQLFIGASRQFGTTNPQVEGWMLAKMLKRAAEYMPGLARLNGIRAWTGFRAASPDGLPLVGQHPQQQGLWLAVGHEGLGVTTAPGTADLLVAQLFNETPPLAAQPYLPQRFLGEPAYA encoded by the coding sequence ATGAGCGAGGGCCTGGTGGCCGATGTGATCGTGATCGGCGCCGGCATCATCGGCGCCGCCTGCGCCCAGGCGCTGGCCCGTCGTGGCTTGCAGGTGCTGGTGCTGGACGCCGGCCTGCACGGTGCGACGGCGGCAGGCATGGGCCACCTGCTGGTGCTCGATGACAACCCGGCCGAATTGGCCCTGAGCCAATATTCCCTGCAACGCTGGCGCGAACTGGCGCCGGACCTGCCCGACGGCTGCGCTTACCGCAACAACGGCACACTGTGGCTGGCAGCCAACGCCGAGGAAATGGCGGTCGCCCACAGCAAATACCTGAGCCTGAAAGCCCAGGGCGTAGCGTGTGAGCTGGTCAGTGCCGGCGCCTTGCGCCAGCGTGAACCGGAACTGCGCGAGGATCTGGAAGGCGGCTTGCTGATCAATGGCGACGGCATTCTGTATGCGCCGGCGACGGCCCGCTGGATGCTCGACACTCCGAACATCCGTCAGCACCGGGCGCGGGTCAGCGCGGTCGATGGCAATCGCGTCTGCCTTGACGACGGTCAGTGGTTGCGGGCCGAAGCGGTGGTGTTGGCCAACGGCATTCAGGCCAACGAACTGTGCCCAGAGTTGCCCATCGAGCCGAAAAAAGGCCATCTGCTGATTACCGACCGCTACCCCGGCACCGTCACCCACACCCTGGTGGAACTGGGTTACGTCACCAGCGCCCACAACGCCACCGGGCCATCGACCGCCTGCAATATTCAGCCGCGCCCCACCGGGCAATTGTTCATCGGTGCCTCGCGGCAATTCGGCACCACCAACCCGCAAGTCGAAGGCTGGATGCTGGCAAAAATGCTCAAGCGCGCCGCCGAATACATGCCGGGGCTGGCCCGACTCAACGGCATCCGCGCCTGGACCGGCTTTCGCGCCGCCAGCCCCGACGGCCTGCCGCTGGTTGGCCAGCACCCACAGCAGCAGGGTTTGTGGCTGGCGGTCGGGCACGAAGGGTTGGGCGTCACCACGGCCCCCGGCACGGCCGACTTGCTGGTGGCGCAGCTGTTCAACGAAACCCCGCCACTGGCCGCGCAACCCTATCTGCCCCAGCGTTTCCTCGGAGAACCCGCCTATGCCTGA
- a CDS encoding amino acid ABC transporter permease, with product MFSTSFSWNDLLFLLDGAWVTLQLTFWSIILGSFAGLLFGLLRALLPRASLPLAWVLDVFRSVPLLIQFVLFNSLKSIVGLNISAFSVGCIVLGVYAAAYFTEIVRAGVLSVPFTLRRASRSLGLSFLQDLRWIVLPMATRVAFPGWLNLVLGVMKDTALVMWIGIVELLRASQTIVTRIQEPLLVLCIAGLIYYVMSLVVARLGARLERRWQEND from the coding sequence ATGTTTTCCACCAGTTTTTCCTGGAATGACCTGCTGTTCCTGCTCGATGGCGCCTGGGTCACCCTGCAACTGACGTTCTGGTCGATCATCCTCGGTTCCTTCGCCGGGCTGTTGTTTGGCCTGCTGCGGGCGCTGTTGCCACGCGCCAGCCTGCCCCTGGCCTGGGTGCTGGACGTGTTTCGCAGCGTGCCGCTGTTGATCCAGTTCGTGCTGTTCAACTCGCTCAAAAGCATCGTCGGTTTGAACATCAGCGCCTTCAGCGTCGGCTGCATTGTGCTGGGGGTTTACGCCGCCGCGTACTTCACCGAGATCGTGCGCGCTGGCGTGTTGTCGGTGCCGTTCACCTTGCGCCGGGCCAGTCGCTCGCTGGGGCTGAGCTTCCTGCAGGACCTGCGCTGGATCGTCCTGCCGATGGCTACCCGGGTAGCTTTTCCGGGCTGGTTGAACCTGGTGCTCGGCGTGATGAAAGACACCGCGCTGGTGATGTGGATCGGCATCGTCGAACTGCTGCGCGCCTCGCAAACCATCGTCACCCGCATCCAGGAACCGTTGCTGGTGCTGTGCATCGCGGGCCTTATTTACTACGTCATGAGCCTGGTGGTCGCACGCCTGGGCGCTCGTCTGGAAAGAAGGTGGCAAGAAAATGATTGA
- a CDS encoding AraC family transcriptional regulator, protein MYPSLSTFKPCDLPTLLNSLQPIAPLLDTLADVVFFIKDREARYAFVNQTLARRCGFKHREELLGLTAEMVFPERFGPLYTEQDRRVLSSGREMADQLELHLYYGNQPIWCLTHKLALKDEQGHIVGLAGISRDLQSPQSNHPAFQKLAAVDAHIRSHFARSISLAELTAIAGYSVAQLERHCKRVFQLTPRQMINKARLEEGSRLLLHSELPITEIALRCGYTDHSAFSRQFRALTGLSPSQYRDTQR, encoded by the coding sequence ATGTACCCCTCGCTCAGCACCTTCAAACCCTGCGATCTGCCCACGCTGTTGAACAGCCTGCAGCCGATTGCGCCGCTGCTCGACACCCTGGCGGACGTGGTGTTTTTCATCAAGGACCGCGAAGCCCGCTACGCCTTCGTCAACCAGACCCTGGCCCGGCGGTGCGGCTTCAAACATCGCGAGGAACTGCTGGGGCTCACCGCCGAGATGGTCTTCCCGGAACGTTTCGGCCCGCTGTACACCGAACAGGATCGGCGGGTGCTGTCCAGCGGTCGCGAGATGGCCGACCAACTGGAGCTGCACCTGTATTACGGCAACCAGCCGATCTGGTGCCTGACCCACAAACTCGCCTTGAAGGATGAACAGGGCCACATCGTGGGCCTGGCCGGGATCTCCCGCGACCTGCAATCGCCACAGTCCAATCACCCTGCGTTCCAGAAACTCGCCGCCGTGGACGCGCACATCCGCAGCCACTTCGCCCGCTCCATCAGCCTTGCCGAACTGACCGCCATCGCCGGTTATTCCGTGGCGCAACTGGAGCGTCACTGCAAGCGGGTGTTCCAGCTCACCCCACGGCAGATGATCAACAAGGCGCGCCTGGAAGAAGGTTCGCGGTTGTTGTTGCACAGCGAGTTGCCGATCACCGAGATCGCCCTGCGCTGCGGTTATACCGACCACAGTGCGTTCAGCCGGCAGTTTCGCGCGTTGACCGGTCTGTCACCGAGTCAGTATCGCGATACTCAGCGTTAG
- the lhpI gene encoding cis-3-hydroxy-L-proline dehydratase, with translation MPRPTSLTGRSLVAGAAEGALLFADIGLSFWGGVDPFSGEIIDRHHPLSGEYLAGRVLAIPSGRGSCTGSSVLMELISNGHAPAALVLAEPDEILTLGVLVAQTIFERSLPVLCIGREAFAALRGKAFARVEDTTLSLFEHPPGDAWQALDSSLPSIDIATAIELTEHDRALLDGQHGKAAQVAMQIVLRMAELLGARCLVDVTQAHIDGCIYTGPASLRFAEQLVQWGANVRVPTTLNSISVDQRRWRELGIDPALGEPASALGDAYMAMGAQLSFTCAPYLLDSAPKAGEQIVWAESNAVVYANSVLGARTLKYPDYLDICIALTGRAPLIGCHLDAQRKARLQIELPALGELDDAFYPLLGYHIGALAGSRIPLVRGLEKHQPSLDDLKAFGAAFATTSAAPLFHIAGITPEAIDPEQVLEMEVSIPVEKIRLTDLLVSWRELNSARDSRVDVVSLGNPHFSLSEFAHLARLCLGRHKHPDVVLAITCGRAVLEQAREAGHIAVIEAFGATLVTDTCWCMLGEPVIPPGAKTLMTNSGKYAHYAPGLVGRKVHFASLAECVDTACSATASGRLPAWLNIATPQETLAHV, from the coding sequence ATGCCTAGGCCCACTTCTCTGACCGGCCGCAGTCTGGTCGCGGGCGCCGCCGAGGGCGCCCTGCTGTTCGCCGATATCGGGTTGAGTTTCTGGGGCGGGGTCGATCCGTTTAGTGGTGAGATCATTGACCGTCACCATCCGCTCAGCGGCGAATACCTGGCCGGCCGCGTGCTGGCCATCCCCAGCGGTCGCGGCTCGTGCACCGGCAGTAGTGTGTTGATGGAACTGATCAGCAACGGTCACGCACCGGCCGCACTGGTGCTGGCCGAGCCCGATGAGATCCTGACCCTGGGCGTGCTGGTGGCGCAGACCATTTTCGAGCGTTCCCTGCCGGTGCTGTGCATCGGCCGAGAGGCCTTTGCCGCATTGCGCGGCAAGGCTTTCGCTCGGGTCGAGGACACAACGCTGAGTCTGTTCGAGCACCCGCCGGGCGATGCCTGGCAGGCACTCGACAGCTCTTTGCCGAGCATCGATATCGCCACCGCGATCGAACTTACAGAACACGACAGGGCGTTGCTCGACGGCCAGCATGGCAAGGCTGCGCAAGTGGCCATGCAGATCGTCCTGCGCATGGCCGAATTGCTAGGTGCCCGCTGCCTGGTGGATGTCACCCAGGCGCACATCGACGGCTGCATCTACACCGGACCTGCGAGCCTGCGCTTTGCCGAACAACTGGTGCAATGGGGCGCCAACGTGCGGGTGCCCACCACCCTCAATTCGATTTCCGTGGACCAGCGCCGCTGGCGCGAATTGGGCATCGACCCGGCGCTCGGCGAACCGGCCAGTGCCTTGGGCGATGCCTATATGGCGATGGGTGCACAGCTGAGTTTCACCTGCGCGCCCTACTTGCTCGACAGCGCACCGAAGGCTGGCGAGCAGATTGTCTGGGCCGAATCCAACGCAGTGGTCTACGCCAACAGCGTGCTCGGCGCACGCACCCTGAAGTATCCGGATTACCTGGACATCTGCATCGCGCTGACCGGTCGCGCGCCGTTGATCGGCTGCCATCTGGACGCGCAACGCAAGGCCCGACTGCAGATCGAGTTGCCCGCCTTGGGTGAACTGGACGACGCCTTCTACCCGCTGCTCGGTTACCACATCGGCGCGCTGGCGGGCAGCCGGATTCCACTGGTGCGCGGGTTGGAAAAGCACCAGCCGAGCCTGGACGACCTCAAAGCATTCGGCGCAGCGTTTGCCACCACCTCCGCCGCCCCCTTGTTCCATATCGCCGGGATCACCCCGGAAGCTATCGACCCGGAACAGGTGCTGGAAATGGAGGTGTCCATCCCCGTGGAAAAAATCCGCCTGACCGATCTATTGGTCAGTTGGCGCGAACTCAACAGTGCCCGCGACAGCCGGGTGGATGTGGTGTCGCTGGGCAACCCGCATTTCTCCCTCAGCGAGTTCGCCCACCTCGCACGGCTGTGCCTCGGTCGGCACAAACACCCTGACGTGGTCCTCGCCATTACCTGCGGCCGCGCCGTGCTGGAGCAGGCTCGCGAAGCCGGGCATATCGCCGTGATCGAAGCTTTCGGCGCCACCCTGGTCACCGATACCTGCTGGTGCATGCTTGGCGAACCGGTGATCCCGCCGGGTGCAAAAACCTTGATGACCAACTCCGGCAAATACGCCCATTACGCACCCGGCCTAGTGGGCCGCAAGGTGCACTTCGCCAGCCTGGCTGAATGTGTCGATACCGCTTGCAGTGCCACGGCCAGCGGTCGTCTGCCGGCCTGGCTGAACATTGCCACCCCTCAGGAGACGCTCGCGCATGTTTGA
- a CDS encoding amino acid ABC transporter ATP-binding protein yields MIEIDNVHKSFGDLAVVKGVSLTVNKGEVVSIIGGSGSGKSTLLMCINGLEPIQKGNIRVDGVEVHHSATDLNRLRQKIGIVFQQWNAFPHLTVLENVMLAPRKVLGKSKAEAEELAVQQLTHVGLGDKLKTFPGKLSGGQQQRMAIARALAMSPDYMLFDEATSALDPQLVGEVLDTMRMLAEDGMTMVLVTHEIRFARDVSDRVAFFRNGLVHEIGSPDQVIGNPVHAETAAFLKSVK; encoded by the coding sequence ATGATTGAGATCGACAACGTACATAAATCCTTCGGCGATCTGGCCGTGGTCAAGGGTGTCAGCCTGACGGTGAACAAGGGCGAGGTGGTGTCGATCATCGGCGGCTCGGGCTCCGGCAAATCGACCCTGCTGATGTGCATAAACGGCCTGGAACCGATTCAGAAAGGCAACATCCGCGTCGATGGCGTCGAGGTCCATCACAGCGCCACTGACCTCAACCGCCTGCGGCAGAAAATCGGCATCGTGTTCCAGCAATGGAATGCCTTCCCGCACCTGACGGTGCTGGAAAACGTGATGCTGGCGCCGCGCAAAGTGCTGGGCAAAAGCAAGGCTGAAGCTGAAGAGCTGGCGGTGCAACAACTGACCCACGTGGGCCTGGGCGACAAGCTCAAGACCTTCCCCGGCAAGTTGTCCGGAGGCCAGCAGCAACGCATGGCCATCGCCCGCGCCCTGGCCATGTCGCCGGACTACATGCTGTTCGACGAAGCCACCTCGGCCCTCGACCCGCAACTGGTGGGCGAGGTGCTGGACACCATGCGCATGCTCGCCGAAGACGGCATGACCATGGTGCTGGTGACCCACGAAATCCGCTTTGCCCGGGATGTGTCCGACCGCGTGGCGTTCTTTCGCAATGGCCTGGTGCACGAGATTGGCTCGCCGGATCAGGTGATTGGCAATCCGGTGCATGCGGAAACGGCGGCGTTTCTCAAATCAGTGAAGTAA
- a CDS encoding (2Fe-2S)-binding protein yields MPELLLDGRTLKVAEGTSVAAALALGSDGCARTSVSGQRRAPLCGMGICQECRVTIDGRRRLACQTLCRDGMQVQTCP; encoded by the coding sequence ATGCCTGAATTACTGCTGGACGGCCGCACCTTGAAGGTGGCCGAAGGTACCAGCGTCGCCGCGGCCTTGGCGTTGGGCAGTGACGGCTGCGCGCGCACGTCGGTCAGTGGTCAGCGCCGCGCACCGCTGTGCGGCATGGGCATCTGCCAGGAATGTCGGGTGACCATCGACGGCCGGCGACGCCTGGCCTGCCAGACCCTGTGCCGAGACGGCATGCAGGTGCAGACATGCCCATGA
- a CDS encoding dihydrodipicolinate synthase family protein: MSKRINWSGVFPAVTTQFNDDFSINLEKTHQVISNVIRDGVSGLVVCGSVGENTSLTAEEKIAVTEVAVDASRGRVPVICGVAEFTSVQAAKVANAVRRVGVDGVMLMPALVYGSKPFETAEHYRYVAKNADVPLMVYNNPPIYKNDVTPDILISLADCDNVVCFKDSSGDTRRFIDVRNEVGDRFVLFAGLDDVVLESIAVGAEGWVSGMSNVFPKEGETIFRLAKAGRFAEAMPIYEWLMPILHLDARADLVQCIKLCEAIAGRGSALTRPPRLALPEADRVFVEQIMAKALANRPQLPDVGL; the protein is encoded by the coding sequence ATGAGCAAGCGCATTAACTGGAGTGGCGTCTTTCCCGCGGTGACCACTCAATTCAACGATGACTTCTCCATCAACCTGGAAAAAACCCACCAGGTGATTTCCAACGTGATCCGTGACGGCGTATCGGGCCTGGTGGTGTGTGGTTCGGTGGGGGAAAACACCTCATTGACCGCCGAAGAAAAAATCGCCGTGACCGAAGTCGCGGTCGACGCCTCTCGCGGTCGCGTGCCGGTGATTTGCGGTGTGGCCGAGTTCACCAGCGTGCAAGCAGCCAAGGTCGCCAATGCCGTGCGCCGGGTGGGCGTCGACGGCGTGATGCTGATGCCGGCGCTGGTCTACGGCTCCAAGCCGTTCGAGACCGCCGAGCACTACCGCTACGTGGCAAAAAATGCCGATGTACCGCTGATGGTCTACAACAACCCGCCGATCTACAAAAACGACGTGACCCCGGACATTCTGATTTCCCTGGCCGACTGCGACAACGTGGTGTGCTTCAAGGATTCCTCCGGTGATACCCGCCGTTTCATCGACGTGCGCAATGAAGTCGGCGACCGTTTCGTGCTGTTCGCAGGTCTCGACGACGTGGTGCTGGAAAGCATCGCGGTGGGTGCCGAGGGCTGGGTCTCGGGCATGTCGAACGTGTTCCCGAAAGAAGGCGAAACCATCTTCCGCCTGGCCAAGGCCGGTCGCTTCGCCGAAGCCATGCCGATCTACGAATGGCTGATGCCGATCCTGCACCTCGATGCCCGCGCCGACCTGGTGCAGTGCATCAAGCTCTGCGAAGCCATCGCCGGTCGCGGCAGCGCGCTGACCCGTCCGCCACGCCTGGCACTGCCGGAAGCCGATCGGGTGTTCGTCGAGCAGATCATGGCCAAGGCCCTGGCTAACCGTCCCCAGTTGCCAGACGTCGGTCTCTGA
- a CDS encoding amino acid ABC transporter permease translates to MFDYTFQWRATLRALPDMLAGAWVTFETAALSMIFGVLIALALTVMRESKTPLLRGIGNGWVSIARNTPSLFQIYVLYFGLGSLGLHVSSWFALLAGITFNNAGYLAENFRGGLKAVPDTQVRAARSLGMSAFQAYRMIIVPQLLRIVFYPLTNQMVWAVLMTSLGVIVGLNNDLTGVTQDYNVKTFRTFEYFAIAAALYYLIAKAIVASARLMAWRLFRY, encoded by the coding sequence ATGTTTGATTACACCTTCCAATGGCGCGCCACCCTGCGCGCCCTGCCGGACATGCTCGCCGGCGCCTGGGTCACTTTCGAGACCGCCGCGTTGTCGATGATCTTCGGCGTGTTGATCGCCCTGGCCCTGACGGTGATGCGCGAAAGCAAAACCCCGCTGCTGCGCGGCATCGGCAACGGCTGGGTATCGATCGCGCGCAACACCCCGTCGCTGTTCCAGATCTACGTCCTCTACTTCGGCCTCGGCTCGCTGGGCTTGCACGTCAGCTCATGGTTCGCCCTGCTGGCCGGTATCACCTTCAACAATGCCGGGTATCTGGCGGAGAACTTTCGCGGTGGCCTCAAGGCCGTGCCGGACACACAAGTGCGCGCCGCGCGTTCGCTGGGCATGAGTGCCTTCCAGGCCTACCGCATGATCATCGTCCCGCAGCTGTTGCGGATCGTGTTCTATCCGCTGACCAATCAGATGGTCTGGGCGGTGCTGATGACGTCGCTGGGGGTGATCGTCGGACTGAACAATGACCTGACCGGGGTGACCCAGGACTACAACGTCAAAACGTTCCGCACCTTCGAATACTTCGCCATCGCCGCCGCGCTGTATTACCTGATTGCCAAGGCGATCGTCGCGTCAGCCCGGCTGATGGCCTGGCGGTTGTTCCGTTACTGA
- a CDS encoding trans-3-hydroxy-L-proline dehydratase produces the protein MRSSKVIHVVSCHAEGEVGDVIVGGVAPPPGATVWEQSRWIAKDETLRNFVLNEPRGGVFRHVNLLVPAKDPRAQMAWIIMEPADTPPMSGSNSLCVATVLLDSGILPMTEPQTRLVLEAPGGLIEAMADCRDGKVERVEIKNVPSFADRLDAWIEVEGLGSLQVDTAYGGDSFVIADAERLGFAIRPDEAAELVEVGLKITRAANEQLGFVHPLNPEWSHISFCQIAAPIVVENGIATGANAVVIQPGKIDRSPTGTGCSARMAVLQAKGLMQVGERFIGRSILGSEFHCRIDSLTEVAGRPAIYPCISGRAWITGTHQLLLDPSDPWPQGYRLSDTWPGA, from the coding sequence ATGCGTTCATCGAAAGTCATTCATGTGGTCAGCTGCCATGCCGAAGGCGAAGTCGGCGACGTGATCGTCGGCGGTGTCGCCCCACCACCGGGCGCCACCGTGTGGGAACAGTCACGCTGGATCGCCAAGGATGAAACCCTGCGCAATTTCGTCCTCAACGAACCCCGCGGCGGCGTGTTCCGCCACGTCAACCTGCTGGTGCCGGCCAAGGACCCTCGGGCGCAGATGGCCTGGATCATCATGGAACCGGCGGACACGCCACCGATGTCCGGCTCCAACTCGCTGTGTGTGGCCACGGTGCTGCTCGACAGCGGCATCCTGCCGATGACCGAACCGCAAACCCGGCTGGTGCTCGAAGCGCCCGGCGGTTTGATCGAAGCCATGGCCGACTGCCGTGATGGCAAGGTCGAACGGGTGGAAATCAAGAACGTGCCCTCCTTCGCGGACCGCCTCGACGCCTGGATCGAAGTCGAAGGCCTGGGCTCCTTGCAGGTCGACACCGCGTACGGCGGCGACAGTTTTGTCATCGCCGACGCCGAACGCCTGGGCTTTGCCATCCGCCCTGACGAGGCGGCCGAGCTGGTCGAGGTCGGGTTGAAAATCACCCGCGCAGCCAATGAACAGCTGGGCTTCGTCCATCCGCTGAACCCCGAGTGGTCGCATATTTCCTTCTGCCAGATTGCCGCGCCCATCGTGGTTGAAAACGGCATTGCCACCGGGGCCAACGCTGTGGTGATTCAACCCGGCAAGATCGACCGCTCCCCCACCGGCACCGGCTGTTCGGCGCGCATGGCGGTGCTGCAGGCCAAGGGACTGATGCAGGTCGGCGAGCGCTTTATCGGTCGTTCGATTCTCGGTTCCGAATTCCACTGCCGCATCGATTCCCTGACCGAAGTGGCCGGCCGCCCGGCGATCTACCCGTGCATTTCCGGCCGGGCCTGGATCACCGGCACCCACCAACTGCTGCTCGACCCGAGCGACCCGTGGCCACAGGGCTATCGCCTGTCCGACACCTGGCCCGGTGCCTGA